The DNA segment AGGTGATGGGAATTGTTCGTAAAAAATATAATGATACCAAAGCATGAGTGTTATACCGCACAGGATAATATAACGTTGAAGGATGCTTTGGACATGTTAGAGAATTATCAGATTGACGGATTACCTGTCTTACATGGAGATCAATATTTAGGGGTAGCGACCAGATATAAGATCTATGAAAACTATTTTCTTTCCAATAAACAAAAGGAAGAGTATTTAACCTCGACTTTTGTTAAAGATGTTGTTACACACCAGGATAAGTTTTTGCAAGGTGAGGAACTATTTGAGAAAACACTCATTGACCTGAAGGATTTTCCTTTATTGGCAGTAGTGGATTCAACTAAAAAATTCCTTGGAGTGGTGACTCGTTCTGATGTCATTAGCTCTTTTGAAAGTGCTTTTGGAGTAAATCGTCCAGGTGTTAGAATTGCATTCACTTCAGTTGAAACGGAAGGTCGTATTGCCCGCTTATCTGAAATTGCCCATCACTTCCATGAACATATCATTTCACTTGTAACATTTGATGAAACTGATAAATTAGTGAGAAGAATCGTTATGAAGATTGAAAAGAAAGACAATATCGACAGGTTTACGAAAAAGCTAGAAGAGCATGGTTTTCGTATCTTGAGTATTCAAGAAGACTAATTACCTCCAAATCGGTAAAGAAATAAAATCCCTCTCATACATTTATATGGGAGGGATTTTCATGTATTTTAATGTAGTTATGCTGCTAGTCACTTTCTTATCCGGCTATTTAACAATCAAATGGATACCAATTACACATCCGTTCGTCCTATCTGATTTTTTTATTAGTCTTGTTGTGAATCCAATAAAATTTTTTGCTGCTTCTTTAGCTTTTTTTATCGGAATCATCTGTGTGGGAATTCAAATTCGAATGATCATACATACAGCTAAAAGAACCTGGAAAAAAGATTTTCATTTAAAATTGTTATTTTTTTACAAAATTGTAGGACTCTTAGTAGTATTCTTCTTACTTTTTCAATTGGGCTGGGAGCACACGTTTGTTTTTTTTAGTTTAAGTATGGTTTATGGTATTATTTCCGTAAAACAATAAGACAGCAAAGGGGAAAAATGATAATGATTATTTTATTGGTAGTCCTATGCATACTTGGGGCATGCCTACTTGTATATATGTTATTGGAAGCTTTCAGAAATAAAGTTTTGGAACATAAGCTGGTCTTTCCAGACTTTCCGGAATCCTTAGGCAATGTTTCACTGTTTTTTATCTCAGATATACATAGGAGAGAGATTTCAGATACCATTATTAACTTAGTTAAGGGAAAGGCGGATTTTGTTGTAATCGGGGGAGACTTAACAGAAAAAGGTGTATCCTTTGATAAGGTTAAAGCCAATTTAATGAAGTTAAAGCGGGTAGGCCCTGTATATTTTGTTTGGGGAAACAATGACTATGAAGTGGATTATCACGAATTAGATGCTATTTTGCTAGATGCAGGTGTTAAAGTGTTAGATAATACAGCAGTTACCTTTGAATCCAGACTGGGAGAGAAATTATGTTTATTGGGTGTAGATGATTTAAATCAAAACCGAGATCGACTTGATTATGCCCTT comes from the Neobacillus sp. PS2-9 genome and includes:
- a CDS encoding CBS domain-containing protein; its protein translation is MFVKNIMIPKHECYTAQDNITLKDALDMLENYQIDGLPVLHGDQYLGVATRYKIYENYFLSNKQKEEYLTSTFVKDVVTHQDKFLQGEELFEKTLIDLKDFPLLAVVDSTKKFLGVVTRSDVISSFESAFGVNRPGVRIAFTSVETEGRIARLSEIAHHFHEHIISLVTFDETDKLVRRIVMKIEKKDNIDRFTKKLEEHGFRILSIQED
- a CDS encoding metallophosphoesterase, translated to MIILLVVLCILGACLLVYMLLEAFRNKVLEHKLVFPDFPESLGNVSLFFISDIHRREISDTIINLVKGKADFVVIGGDLTEKGVSFDKVKANLMKLKRVGPVYFVWGNNDYEVDYHELDAILLDAGVKVLDNTAVTFESRLGEKLCLLGVDDLNQNRDRLDYALQDAEESSFKILACHYPNITEKIVPEHSIRLVLSGHTHGGQIHIFGYSPYKRGGIKKLANTTLLISNGYGTTALPLRLGAPAETHLITLSREQKQ